In the Chloroflexota bacterium genome, GGGCCGGCTGACCTTCGTCAGGGGTTACAAGAAGCAAGAGTACGCCGGCTTGCCCATCCAGCCCATCGTTTACGGCGGAAGCCCCGACGCGGACAGCCGCTCGTCCTACGATGTGATGGGCGATGGCCAGATCGTGCTGGTGCCCACCTACGGCCACACCCGCGGCCATCAATCCCTTTTGCTGGACTTGGATTCTGGCCTGGTTTTACTGGCTGGCGACGCGGTCTATTGCGCGGAGAATTACACCAAACCCGCCGCCCAGCCCATGGCCGACCACGGCACCGCCGGCTGGCAGAGCGTGGTCAACATCCGGGGGCTCTGGCGCGCCCACCCCGACATACTCATCCTGCCCGCCCACGATGCCTTGAGCCTGCAGAATCCCAGGCCGGATATCCTCGTCGGCCCACAATGGCAATGGGCCTAAGCCCCCAGCCGAGGCTTGCACAGGATTTCCATCACCCTCAGGTCGAAGAAACTCTGGGCGTTGGCAGGCTGGAGCACCAGCGCCGTATCGGCCCCTCGTCCGGTCCCGGCGATGGCGATGCACGGCTCGCCCGTGCGCACCAAACCCGCATCGGCTGCCATCAGGGCGATCTCCACGCACACTTTCGTGCCCTCGCCGAAGATGCGCAACGTGTTGGCCACGATCTCCTCGAGTTCGTAGGTGCCCCACTTCTTGCGCACCGCTCGCCCCACACCCCCGAAGGCGTGCTGACAGGTGAGGATCTTCGCCCCCAGGGCCTCGATGCGCGCCCGGTTCTCCGGCGTCAGTTCCTGGGCGTTGGGCGCAGCAAAGCCCGTGGAGTGTGTAACTACCACCAGATCATATCCGGTGAATAGTTCTGCCGCCGCCACCCCGGTATCCCCGAAAGTGGAAGCAACCAGGATGGAGCGGATGCCCAGTTCGTCGGCGCGGCGTTTGGCGATTTGCAAGACGGCGTCGGTATTGCCGCGCCCTGGTTTCGCAAAGTAGGTGCCTGGCACTGTAATGTCGCTCATCGCTCTCCTCAGAATAGTTCTAATTGGATGGGTTCTCCGGTATCGTGATGGCGGAAGAGCCTGGAGATGGTTCCCTTCCGGCTCATCCCTCCCAAGCCATTGATGGTCTCCTTCACGGCGT is a window encoding:
- a CDS encoding N-acyl homoserine lactonase family protein, whose protein sequence is MLRLHVFDTGWVTVKEKYLFVGGGEKERRLPVLAFVIEHPAGLVVFDTGLSSQVAHNPASYLGPLYNRLLPFRSLPDMDLPSQMRQRGLAPENVRTVILSHLHFDHTGGLRAFQNAEVKVSEVEWTAAQGRLTFVRGYKKQEYAGLPIQPIVYGGSPDADSRSSYDVMGDGQIVLVPTYGHTRGHQSLLLDLDSGLVLLAGDAVYCAENYTKPAAQPMADHGTAGWQSVVNIRGLWRAHPDILILPAHDALSLQNPRPDILVGPQWQWA